gcacctggGCCCTCAGCTGCCTGCATCCCGGCCGTGCCCCGGGGCCGGGCCTgccctcccacaatgcactggggggCTACGCTGGCCGCTTTCCCGGCATGCCCCGGGGCCCCGGCTgccctcccacaatgcactgggggcTACGCTGGCCGCTTTCCCGGCACGCCCCGGGGCCCCGGCTGCCCGCGCCCGGCCGCACCTCTCGCAGACGGCCAGCACCCAGGAGGCGgtgagccagagccccagggtgaGCACCAGCAGCACCCGGCCGGGCTGGCGGTTGACCAGCAGGCGCAGGACGAACGGGTACTGGAAGCGGATCTGGTTGAGGGAGCCGATGGTGCGGTACGAGGCGTCCCCCAGCACCCGGCTCTGCAGCAGCGCGGCCCGCGGCACCAGGTAGAGCCGCAGGAACATCAGCAGCGACAGCGGCGTCTCGGCCCCCGGCAGGAAGGAGGCCCGGGGGCCCGGCTCGGGGGCCAGGCACGGGGAGCCCCCcgtggggaaggggtgcagggagcAGACCAGCAGCTCCAGCACGACCAGGCCCAGCTTGGGGCCGCTCACCGCGATGCGCCAGTCCTGCAGCGAGTTGTCCAGCAtgaagagctgtggggggagagagcgGGGGGagcatggaacccaggagtccgggctcccccccacacaccccggctctaacccaccagcccccactcctctcccggagccggggagagaacccaggagtcctgacttcacccctctctctctctgtcacggTTTCGCTCTTTCGttttcactttctccatctgTCTTGCCCTCTCTGGGATTTGCCCCTGCCTGGGGGAGGATCCTCAGTTCAGTGGagcaaccccccggccccggccccctgcTGCGGGTGGGGGCCAGTCACGGCCCCCCACTGCCCGGCCCCCCAGGGGccatcagggcaggggcagggagacccGGAGCTACTCTCCCGCTAGAGGGGCCCAGGAGTGGCTGGACCGGGATGCGGGGAGTGACCCACTGCtggggggctgagccctgctccctgtctgtctgtctgggccATGAGGCGTGTGTCTGTCTGGGCCCAGAGGCGTGTGTGTGCCGTGACTCACAACCGGGATCTCTTCACTCTCCCGCCACAAGAACCCGGGGCGGGAAACTTCCGCCCTCACAAGATCAACCTCCCGCTTCCACCCTGCTGTGTgtgtatctctgtgtgtgtgtatctctatgtgtgcatctgtgtgtgtatctatgtgtctctgtgtctgtgtgtgtatctgtgtgcatgtgtgtgtgtgtctgtgtgtgtatctctgtgtgtgtgtatctctaTGTGTGCATCTGTATGTGTATCtatgtgtctctgtgtctgtgtgtgtatctgtgtgtgtgtgtgtgcccgtgtgtgtatctctgtgtgtgtgtatctctatgtgtgcatctgtgtgtgtaTCTATGTATCTCTGTCTGTGCGTGtatctgtgcgtgtgtgtgtctgtgtgtgtatctctgtgtctgtgtgtgtgtatctctatgtgtgtgtccatgtgtTTGTCTCTGTGTGGGTGTCTTTGTgtgggtgtctgtgtgtgcgtgtgtctttgtctttgtgtgtgtgcagcgggGACATAAACACCCAACCCACAACTCACaaccccctggcacccaccagcagccGAGGCAGCTAGAAAAGCCCCGACTCAGCCTGATCTGGGGAGATTAGATGGAATCTGCCCCCAACCGACGGAAAAATAGTCAGTGAGCGTTTTCTGTCACCGCTTtggggggttggagtgggggctgggagctgggactcctgggttctttccccggcTGTGGGAGGGGCGTGGTTAGAGTGCGGGGGTtgggtgggctggggcaggactcctgggttctttccctggctctgggagcggagtgatgtctagtggttagagtgtgggggcgggggtgggggaggacccaggactcctgggttccagtgtGACTTAGGAAAAGCTGATGAGGAGGTGGCCACTTTAGATCCAAGATCTCAGAGCAACTGGTGGGGGAGCTTCAGTCCCAAACAGGGGAACCCCAaatgtcccccaccccacccactgcAGGGGAGCCTCCTTGGGGGTGAATCAGGGGCaagcctggggggggggttcctagGACATTTGGGGCAGGGAACGTACCTGGATCTCCTTGACGTGGAAGGTGAGGATGAGGGCCAGCAGGGCGGCGGTGGAGAGCGAGAGGAGGCATTTCACCAGGAACAGATACGCAAaccactgagggggggggggggagagaaaatgggggtGAAACCCTCTGCcaggcctggccctggggctggatcagagccggCGCCCCCAAGAGGGGCGAGGCCCCGAGCCCCATTCCCGCCCCAGCCAGGGTGGGTGGCTCCGGGGTgtttgacaccctccccccccccgtagcTCTCAGTACAAAATCTCATTGTTCTTTGTCATCGACCCAGGAAAGCGGCTGCCCGCCAAGGCCGACACCGcagccgggcccccccccccgtctgctccctccccccgtcccgtggctctgctggcagcagctgcctccGGCCCAGTCCAGATCGCAGCCCCACCCTGAGCAAACACGGTGCTGCCAGGGCAGGTGCAGGGTTTGGCGCGAGGCCGGGAGGATTCGCCACGGAGAAGAGGGCGGGGCGCGGGCAGGGCCGCTCGGAGCGAGGCAGGcgcagggagcccagaacccagccctgatagaacccaggagtccggactcccagccccgcccccctgctctaaccactagaccccactcccctcccagacccagagagagaacccaggagtcctagctctcagcccctctcccccatgccctgTGCAATGATTGATCGATCTCCTTCCGTATGAAGCTGCCACCTCCTCCATCCCGATCAATATTTATCCTGTCACTGGCCCAGAATCAACACCCCCGGTGAAGGGCACGATTGTGTTGGGAACAATCGGAGCAGCCAGTCTTGGCGGCTTCTTGCACATGGGGCTGGATGGTGCCAAGAGGGGAGCGGGGTGGCCACGGTCTGCACCGGGAGCTGGTGCCCAGAGAGACGTCAAAACGAGCGCtgcttcgtgcctcagtttccccactgactcccccccccgctcccctagCGCCACGGGGGGGTGGGCAtcgggccagccctgcctgccaggggagcgcccccgccccgctccctgcagcacaggttGTATGTACCATCTCCGGGTTCCCGCCGAGACATGCCCACAGAAGGGAGAGTtctgggacaggacccagaacgGATCCAGGGGCCCGTTCCAGACACCGAGCCGGGCTGCGCCCACGGCTAATCGCTGGGAGGGTCCATTGGCCGCCGGAGAGTCCCAGCCGTTAGCCAAACCCCACCGAGATTCCAGAGCAGGGAGTCGGGCCTCCTGGGTTCTACGGCAAGGGGCAagatgagaacccaggagtccaggctcccagccccttcccccctgctctaacccactagaactcacccccctcccagatctagagatagaacccaggagtccgggctcccagcccctccactctgacacaccccccccccatggcccgTGGCTGACGGATGGTTAAATAAATTATTTGAATCAgtttctgcagcctggggctggtGCCACCCGTCACCAAATTCCAGCACTTGGCGGCTAGTTCCGGgatggggctgcgggtcgggagtgaggggcaccggcagagctgggggtggggaagcagggggggctgcgggtcaggagtgaggggcaccggcagagctgggggtggacccaggctgggataggagggggctgcgggtcgggagtgaggggcaccgtcagagctgtggggggacccaggctgggctagcaggggctgcgggtcgggagtgaggggcaccggcagagctgggggtggggaagcagggggggctgcgggtcgggagtgaggggcaccggcagagctgggggtggacccaggctgggctggcaggggctgcgggtcgggagtgaggggcaccggcagagctgggggtggggaagcagggggggctgcgggtcggggctgaggggcaccttcctaccttgcagcccccaaaccAGGCCAGCTCCGTGTGCAGCACCATGAGCAGGATCCCCCCGAGCGCCAGGGCCAGGCCCCAGCCCGCCAGCTGCCCCTCGGCCTTCAGCAGCCCCTTGCGCCGCTGCAGCCGCCGCAGGTTCTCGCCCGGCGCCCCCGGCACGGGCAGGACGGTGGCTTCGGGGGGGCTCTGCTTGGCTCCCATCTCATGGGCGTAGGGGGgcccgggcaggcagggggcgaGGGACCCCCCGGCTGGTCCCCATCGCTGCCGCTTCAGCAACCAGCACGCGGCCAGCGTGACcccggggtgggcggggggggcaccgAGCGGAAAGGGGGGgacggaggggaagggggggcgagGGTCCCCGCGACAGGCCGGGCGGCGGAGAGAAGGGGGTGACTGGGGAGAGACTCAGCCTGGCAGAGGTGCCAGGACCCCGGGAACGGGGCAGCCCCAGAAAGAGAGGGTGGAAGAAAGGGAGCGGGTGAGGGCGGGAGAATGGAGGGAGTGTGGAAGGGAGAGACGGAGTGATAGAAAGAGGGAAGgaaggtggaggagagagagatgaaggggtgttagcacagaggggaggtggcaggggtgggcacaggggaggTGGCAGAGGGAAGGTGGCAGCAGGTGGAGGGAAGGTGGCAGGGCCGGGTGGAGGGGAGGTGGCAGGGGAAGGTGGCAGGGGCTCGTGGAGGGAAGGTGGCAGCGGGAAGTGACAGGGGAAGGTGGCgggggcaggtggcagcaggTGGAGGGAAGGTGGCAGGGGCTTGTGGGGGGGAGGTGGCAGGGCCAGGCAGGGGCAGGTGGCAGCGGTGGGTGGCACAGGGGAGGCGGCAGCGGGCAGCGGGAGGTGGCAGCCCCCGACGGGCAGGCGAAGGGCAGCAGCGGGCAGggaggagggcggcaggcggaggATGGAGCGGGGGGATCCCCAGCCGGGCGAGGGCACCTGGCAGCTGCTGGGCTCGGCTCCGGGTCGCTCCCTTCTCTGCCCCGCCGCGATCTGGCCCCTGGGTGCGGCGGGGCAGGGCGAGGGTTGGCGGGAGGGGAGGGACTTGACGGAGCAGCAAGTGTCTTGGGACgaaaggggcgggggaaggagcccggggccgggctggcaggggctgcaggtcgggagtgaggggcaccggcaggggtggggggcggagtgcagggccgggctagcaggggctgcaggtcgggagtgaggggcaccggcgggggtgggggcgggggtggcgtGGGACCTGAatcccagaccccgccccctaggaccgggggtggggtgggggagggggagggataccCCCCCCTCACTGGGGTGAGtccgagccggggggggggggtggctggtggattcctgagtcccaggcagggtgggggctctgaAGGGACAGACCTGGCTTGGAGACCTGGGAGCCcaggcgggaggggctggaatctgccccctgccccacccccatctccccctccttccccagctgggggATCGGAGAGTTTTCAAGGAAAGACTCCGTCCAAGCCACagactgggctccccccccccgctcacttctgccggtgcccctcactcccgacccgcagccccctgctatcccagccctgggctccccccccagccctgctggtgcccctcactcccgacctgcagcccctgccagcccagccctgggctcccccccccagctctgctggtgcccccaaGAAGAAGGTGTGACTGTTTCATCAGAGCCGTCTCTGCCCTGCTTTGaatcacccccagcccctctccacctccccccaccccccgctgggCTCTGAGTCAccggggaggctgccacccctgACTCAGCCCAGACACATCCTGTGGCATCCTTGATTTCCCCGGCTGGGTTCCCAGCCCGGCctcgccctgaccccccccacacacacctggcacGGGCTAGGGATTTGTTCCCCTGTACACACAGCCAccctgccccagaagcagccgcatctcagcaccgggagAGGCGTCCCTgtataagaacagccagactggctcagaccaaaggtccatccagcccagtgtcctgtcctgTCAGTGGCCGGTGCCACGTGCCcgcgagggaatgaacagaccagggaatcgtcaagtgatcgatcccccgtcgcccattcccacctgctggcagagctgggacaccctccctgctcagcctggctactagccattgaCGGACCCACCGTCCATGAATTAATCTAGTTCTTTCCTGAATCCTGTTAtagccccactgccccaccccagaggtggctgcatctcagtgctgaaCGAGGGggccctgtataaccagcccccatgtcccaccccagagctggctgcatctcagcgccgggcgagggggccctgtataaccagcccccacgccccaccccagaggtggctgcatctcggcgcCGCCTGAGCACCGCTGAAGCTGGTACATGAGCTGCAGCCAAGGTGCCCTGTCATGGTGAATAAGGGTGCTCCGCTATAGGGAGGAAGAGAAAATATGATTCATCAAGGGACGGGTGAGCCGCAAACGGCTATTTTCAGGAGCGACGGGAGGGGTCGGAAATCAGCCTGGATCCTGGGCTGGAAAATATGAGCCCTTCCCCTGATAGGGAGAAATCCCTGCAGTCCCAGCCGCTGCGCCGGGcccagggggagcccagagctggcctagctgggggctgcgggtcgggattgaggggcactggtggaactgggagggggggggagtccAGGACTGGGACAGCAGCAACCCCAGGTTCTCCCCCCCCAcaagtgccccccaccccttcccagaagCCCTTGGGGAACTGAGAGTCATGCCATGGGGTTTCTGGACTCTTGTTTCTTTCACGAGGCTCAGGTCTGGCTCGTGACCCTCAGTGGCTTCCCCTTGGCTCCTGATCCCTTCCCCTCCGCCCTGGACAGAACAGGAAGCACACGGGGGTCAGGGACGAGGGACGTCTCGCTCCCTTTCCCAGCCCAGCCGCCCACTGGCGAGTCAGGGCCActcgctctgcctcagtttccctctctgtaaaatagggataatgatcctGTGAGCGctcggggcagggcctgtctcccaGTTGTGCCTGGTGACACCCCTGCAATGCGCTGAATTGTTCACTTCTCCTTGGCTGGATGGGAGCCGGCGGAGACCCCAGGGACGGTTCGGGCCCATTAAGTTACACACACGGTGAGGGAGGGggacgaagtggggctgttcttaatgttccctctgaacaCTGTGGGGGGGCCTCACTTTCCggccgaccctctgtctcctggcaactaatgaccaggcccttcccccctgcaaggggctgCTAGAGATGGGGGAGAACAatgaggtcaggtgacctcccggcccgggaaaggagctgagcagagaggaggggccggagggggttcagtttggggctggggatgaggagggagGGCGGACGGGGTCGTctgcctcgctgggccccagaatggacccggccgaggggtccggctcgcggtacctacgagctctgtgttagaccctgttcctgtcatcgcataaacctctgtgtcactggctggctgagagtcacgtctgactgcgacgtgggggggcaggaccccgtggccccccccaggaccccgcctgggcagactcgctgggggaagcgcacggaggggcagaggatgctgaatgctcccaggagagacccaggaggtgaggCCGTGGGAgcgtcttgccctgcagacaggctgctccgagggagaggaggctccccagagtcctgcctggcttggtggggagcagtcccagagcatcgcccggggacccTGTGACAGGGAGCTCAGAGACGTCacctcccacagttcctgcagtccccgccgcccattggaattgtgggttaagctc
This genomic window from Mauremys mutica isolate MM-2020 ecotype Southern chromosome 17, ASM2049712v1, whole genome shotgun sequence contains:
- the KCNN4 gene encoding intermediate conductance calcium-activated potassium channel protein 4 yields the protein MGAKQSPPEATVLPVPGAPGENLRRLQRRKGLLKAEGQLAGWGLALALGGILLMVLHTELAWFGGCKWFAYLFLVKCLLSLSTAALLALILTFHVKEIQLFMLDNSLQDWRIAVSGPKLGLVVLELLVCSLHPFPTGGSPCLAPEPGPRASFLPGAETPLSLLMFLRLYLVPRAALLQSRVLGDASYRTIGSLNQIRFQYPFVLRLLVNRQPGRVLLVLTLGLWLTASWVLAVCERENGAGHLEGTLWVIPITFLTIGYGDVVPVTVCGRLVCLCTGIMGVGCTALLVAVAADKMEFSRAEKHVYNFMLDIQCTKEMKNSAANVLQAAWLFHRHSKARAGRRARTHHRRLLAAIHRFREVRIRHRKLRDQVNTLVDMSTVQTILCDLSTGLGTSQRGLEKRIDDLGQKLDALTRLVTAALEAKQPQEPWLLQPQDSQTGR